CATTTCACGGCCAGGCACTCCTTTgtgagtgtacgtgtgtgtacgtgtgtgtgtaacAGATAACCCCACCTAAAGTTCTTTTAAGCCTCCATAAACCCCGATTCAAGTACTGACACTCACCGCTTGTATCCCTGAGTAACATAACTTAACCTCTGGGcttcattttcctttcctctaGAACAGCGTTGAAAGCCCTACTCTTCTCGTTTAGCGCTCAGCGAGGCTCAAAAGAATACATGTAAACATCGGTTAGCACAACACCCGGTATGGAGGAAATGCTAAAACTTGTCAATTACAAACGCCATCACTGCGAACGGGGCCATTTAAAAGGACGAGGGATTCAGGATGAGCCCAGCTGCCTAGCCTGAATCCACAGAGCAAGAGACAGGAGCGCACAAACCGAGGTCTCCAGCTTCCAGTTCCAGCAGGTGCCGCCAACACACAGGGTGCGAGCGCTGGCTCCCAAGCCTGGGATTGACAGCAGGAAAAGCAGCTTCGCGAGGACCAGCGGCCCGGGCCGGTCCCGATCCCCACCCGCGCGCCGCCCGCGCCGCCCGCGCCCCGCACAAGCCCCCCGCGCCGGGATCTGGCTGCAAACGCGCACCCCGCGCCGCTCACCCAGGTTCTGCCCCCGCAGCACCGCGTAGGGCCGGCTCTGCTCCGGCGGCACCCCAGGGCTCGGGGCCTCGGCCCGCCCCAGCAGGAGGCTGCAGAGCGCGGCGTACAGCCGCAACCACCCCGCGCGCAGCATCTCTGGAACCTGCGCCCCACGGAGCGCGCGGACGCCGCTTCCGCCGCAAGCTCCGCCCCTAAACGCTGTCTTCCCGCGGCCAGCCCACTCCGCACGCGCGGTTACCATGGAAACAGAACTGGAGCGAGGGGAGGAGCGGTGGGCGGGACAGGGTTCCGCCAATCCGGTGTGGTCCCCGCTGAATACTCCACCCCGACCAACTTCCGGGGGGCGGGGAAATCCATCACGCGGAGAGGGTTCCACCGCCGCAGCAAGCGCTCTCATCCGCCTTCCCTATGGAAGGAAGGCTTTGCTTTACACACCCATACATTTTCGTATTAAGTCGTCACCACAGTCCGAAGAAACAGACACCGTAATTCCGttcttaaaaaatttaagttttgtgtgtttattttggtttctttccagacagggtttctctgcttaCCCTGcctcttggaactcactctgtagaccaggctgaccctgaactcagagatctgcctgcctctgcctcccaagtgctgggattaaagacatacaccgCCTCCACCAACACCGAGCTTACTTTCACCTTACGTATGTGGGCATTTTTcgagcatgtatgtctgtgtatcacatacCTGCAGTGCTCgtagaggccaggagagagcGTGGGATCCTCGGGAATTGGGGTTACGATGGTTGTTGGCcgctgtgtgggttctgggaatgaatctgcgtcctctggaagagcagtcagtgctgagcCACCGCtctagcactgtgtgtgtgtgtgtgtgtgtgtgtgtgtgtgtgtgtgtgtgtgtgtgtgtgtgtgtgtgtgtgtgtgtacgcgcgcgcgtgtgtgtgagacacagaaagagatacAGAGCTATATGGGTGCAGTGCATGTGAGAGCCACTAGAGGGTGCTGTCTATCCTGCAACAGCTGGAGTTCCAAGTGGTTGTGGTGTATCTTTTGAAATCTCTCTCTGGCCCACAAACTCAGTTTTTTATCCTAAAACTTTTTGAAGTATATTGCGAATATCTCGTGGAATACCACACTCGTCTATTTGACATTCAAACCTATGGTGATGGTGGACGTGGGTTGTGTTCCTTTTCTTTGAGTTACAGTTGGTGGTGATCAGATGGAAAGCACACCTGTCTTCCTACCCGCGATGTTCTGGTGTCCTTGCTCCGGGAGCATGCACACCACCCAGTGGCCAATAAGCATCTTCCATCCCTTTGTCTGCAGTAACTGGTTCATGACCCAGTGAGTGGCCTGTTAGGCCTTCTTCCATGAGGATTATTATTACTCTCATTAATGTGTTATCATTAATGAGATGGGGGTCTCTTTAAAcagccctgtcctggaactcactatgtagtccaggctggcctcaaattcatacacatcttcctgcctctgcctcccgagtgctgggattaaaggcatgcaccaacatgCCTAGCCTATATaatcttttttgggttttttgttttgttttgttttgtttgtttttttgagacagggtttctctgtgtagctctggctgtcctggaactcactttgtagaccaggctggcctcgaactcagaaatctgcctacctctgcctctgcctcccaagtgctgggattaaaggcggtgGTGGCctttaaaggcgtgtgccaccaccgcccggcctatataatcattttaaaggtttagtttattttatgtagatgaacgttttgcttgtgtgtgtgtgtgtgtactgcatgGGTGCCTGGAGCTGGTGAAGGCTAGAAGAAGGTGTGTGTtcttctggagctgaagttacagataattgtgagcctccgtgtaagtgctgggaaccgaacccaggtcctctggaagagcagtaaatgctcttaaccactgacccccTCTTAGCCCCTTTTATACAATCTTAAGATCTTATTAGCTGCCCAATCTCACTTCTGCTATGATGGTGAAAAACCCACAATGAAAAATTACTCATTTTAGCGACTTTTGAATACAGTTCAGCTGTATTAGGCACATTAACACATATGGACCATTTCCAGAACTCATCATCTCAAACAGAAACTCCGTTAGACAGTAATTCAGttgtctgcccctccccctccccctccccccacatcccCATTCCCTAGTGACCTGTTTGACTTTTGGGTCCTTGCATAGTTACCTATTCCATATCAATAGGTCACTATCATATTAGTGGAACGTACATTTGCCTATTTGTTACCGTTAAATAACTTTTTTTGTGGTCTGTAGCAATCTTTTTAAACTatcagaacacaaacacac
This portion of the Arvicanthis niloticus isolate mArvNil1 chromosome 24, mArvNil1.pat.X, whole genome shotgun sequence genome encodes:
- the C24H12orf76 gene encoding uncharacterized protein C12orf76 homolog, with the protein product MRALAAAVEPSPRDGFPRPPEVGRGGVFSGDHTGLAEPCPAHRSSPRSSSVSMVTARAEWAGRGKTAFRGGACGGSGVRALRGAQVPEMLRAGWLRLYAALCSLLLGRAEAPSPGVPPEQSRPYAVLRGQNLVLMGTIFSILLVTVILMAFCVYKPIRRR